Proteins found in one Balaenoptera musculus isolate JJ_BM4_2016_0621 chromosome 4, mBalMus1.pri.v3, whole genome shotgun sequence genomic segment:
- the LOC118894471 gene encoding LOW QUALITY PROTEIN: keratin-associated protein 10-8-like (The sequence of the model RefSeq protein was modified relative to this genomic sequence to represent the inferred CDS: inserted 1 base in 1 codon; deleted 2 bases in 1 codon): MAVAGEASSPQDGSALAVPQVWGEWAASFPPAPATAVSTPSICSSALSYGXPGSCTGSCWQVDDCPESCCKPPCAPSCCAPAPCLTLICAPVSCVSSPCCQPACTSPCTVPCCQQSSCQPSCCTCSRQQACCVPVCCKPVCCTPVCCKPVCCTPVCCKPVCCTPVCCKPVCCTPVCCKPVCYTPVCCKPVCCEAAPCSAPSCCQPTPCPSSCCRPSSSVSLLCRPVCSCPVCCVSASALEPCC; this comes from the exons ATGGCCGTGGCCGGTGAGGCCAGCTCCCCCCAGGACGGCAGTGCCCTGGCTGTGCCCCAAGTCTGGGGGGAGTGGGCAGCGTCCTT cccccccgcccccgccacggCCGTGTCCACCCCGTCCATCTGCTCCAGCGCCCTGAGCTATG AGCCCGGTTCCTGCACCGGCTCCTGCTGGCAGGTGGACGACTGCCCAGAGAGCTGCTGCAAGCCCCCT TGCGCCCCCAGCTGCTGCGCCCCGGCCCCCTGCCTGACCCTCATCTGCGCCCCGGTGAGCTGTGTGTCCAGCCCCTGCTGCCAACCAGCCTGCACCAGCCCCTGCACGGTCCCGTGCTGCCAGCAGTCTAGCTGCCAGCCCTCCTGCTGCACCTGCTCCCGTCAGCAGGCCTGCTGTGTGCCCGTCTGCTGCAAGCCTGTGTGTTGCACACCTGTCTGTTGCAAACCTGTCTGCTGCACACCTGTCTGCTGCAAGCCTGTCTGTTGCACACCTGTCTGCTGCAAGCCTGTCTGTTGCACACCTGTCTGCTGCAAGCCTGTCTGTTACACACCTGTGTGCTGCAAGCCCGTGTGCTGTGAGGCTGCCCCCTGCTCAGCCCCCTCATGCTGCcagcccaccccctgcccctcgtCCTGCTGCAGACCCTCCTCCTCCGTGTCCCTGCTCTGCCGCCCCGTGTGTTCCTGCCCGGTCTGCTGTGTCTCCGCCTCGGCCCTGGAGCCCTGCTGCTGA